A stretch of Labrus bergylta chromosome 19, fLabBer1.1, whole genome shotgun sequence DNA encodes these proteins:
- the LOC109994621 gene encoding inactive phospholipase C-like protein 2, giving the protein MAEFGENKSTVGPPVAGWKAASGGAGTRLETHRGEPVSNGNCSVPDTVKRVQNESSCESPAWESAGPDSASKTIPRRSSLIKDGSRAGRDRKKTVSFSSSLSEKKISSAADCIHSMVEGSELKKIRTNSRVYQRYYLLDTGLQALCWEPSKKESDKARISLDSIREVRTGRNTETFRTSGVYDQISEDCAFSIIYGEMYESLDLVANSAEVANIWVTGLRYLMQYGKHALDMLASSQDSLRLVWLEQLFSSAADSDRQDDMEEGIHLQSAVKLILTVNPGVSSSKVENRFKELQRLREKMCGLTIDNGSEVKEHVETKRLMGKNESVTKQEFIEVFHDFCTRPEIYFLLVQFSRNKEFLDTKDLMRFLEAEQGMAQVSEETSLKLIQSHEPSEEGRQQGYLSLDGFTSYLTSAECQLIDGEHDTVCQDMTQPLSHYYINSSHNTYLIEDQFRGPSDISGYIRALRMGCRCVEVDVWDGPDEEPVVCTGHTLSPPLVLRCVLEAIGKFAFVSSDYPLIVCIENHCSLQQQRVMWQHFMRIFGEKLYIDPPDKGASYLPSPHDLRHRIILKGKKLGPGPDGQDGEVSEEDEGAEMCQRMKAANCAGAASGGNEKDAAQKNVPLTPDSQSNPLPLPPKRFQLLKELSDLVTLCRSISFIDFRTSSQSQKPWELCSFHEALAVRLAGESPGDFVNHNKHFLSRVHPSPMRIDSSNMNPQDLWKCGCQIVSMNFQTAGLMMDLNTAWFRQNGRCGYVLRPAIMRQEVSYFSADTRDTVPGVAPQLLHVKVISGQNLPKPRGSGTKGDVVDPYVYVEIHGIPADCTERRTRTVIQNGDNPIFDESFEFQINLPELALVRFVVLDDDFIGDEFIGQFTIPLECLQPGYRHVPLQSLTGEDLTHAKLFVHVALTNRRGGGKPHKRGLSVRKARKGRNYPALRDLGVRAVDDVFKMATPLLREATDLKENMQHSVAVFRELCGVSAVANLMQCVLALGSRVSGPDGAPLLLFDLRDQYPSLEPQGPLPDVLRRVVSTYEMMVQASRAVIELSDGIFDRILHVQTMAMEFHEKLQSLAAKEGLKGRKISRALESFSWNITILKGQADLLKHAKAEVQENMKQVHDAALTGNLTKEGMGVRRVRSRRGQDDKPNTTSSPAPSM; this is encoded by the exons ATGGCAGAGTTTGGGGAGAACAAGAGCACCGTCGGTCCACCGGTTGCTGGCTGGAAAGCTGCTTCAGGGGGAGCCGGAACGAGGCTGGAGACGCACCGAGGAGAGCCGGTGTCAAACGGAAACTGCAGCGTGCCAGACACCGTGAAGAGGGTCCAAAACGAGTCCAGCTGCGAGTCCCCGGCGTGGGAGAGCGCAGGTCCAGATTCAGCTTCCAAGACAATCCCTCGACGCAGCAGCCTGATCAAG GATGGGTCACGTGCTGGTCGGGACAGGAAGAAGACCGTgtccttcagcagcagcttgtCAGAGAAGAAGATCAGCAGCGCGGCAGACTGCATCCACTCCATG gttGAAGGGAGCGAGCTGAAGAAAATCCGAACCAACTCTCGTGTTTACCAGCGTTACTACCTGCTGGACACAGGCCTCCAGGCTCTCTGCTGGGAGCCATCCAAGAAAGAGTCAGACAAAGCCCGGATCTCTCTAGACTCCATACGGGAG GTAAGGACTGGTCGTAACACAGAAACCTTCCGCACCAGTGGGGTTTATGATCAGATTTCAGAGGACTGTGCGTTCTCCATCATCTACGGGGAGATGTATGAGAGCTTGGACCTTGTGGCAAACTCTGCTGAAGTGGCTAACATTTGGGTCACTGGTCTGAG GTATCTGATGCAGTACGGGAAGCATGCCCTCGACATGCTCGCCAGCAGTCAGGACAGTCTTCGTCTTGTGTGGCTGGAACAGTtgttctcctctgctgctgattCGGACAGACAGGACGACATGGAGGAAGGGATCCACTTGCAGTCAGCCGTTAAGTTGATACTGACTGTAAACCCTGGAGTGAGCAGCAGCAAAGTGGAGAACAGGTTCAAAGAACTTCAAAGACTTCGAGAGAAAATGTGTGGGCTCACCATTGATAATGGATCTGAAGTTAAAGAACATGTTGAAACCAAAAGACTGATGGGAAAAAATGAAAGCGTCACCAAGCAGGAGTTCATTGAGGTCTTCCATGACTTCTGCACACGTCCGGAGATCTACTTTCTGTTGGTGCAGTTCTCCAGGAACAAGGAGTTCCTGGACACCAAAGACCTAATGAGGTTCCTCGAGGCTGAGCAGGGCATGGCTCAA GTGAGTGAGGAGACCAGCTTGAAGCTCATCCAGTCCCATGAGCCATCAGAGGAGGGCCGGCAGCAGGGATACCTGTCTCTAGACGGCTTCACCAGCTACCTCACTTCTGCAGAGTGCCAACTCATTGACGGGGAGCACGACACGGTGTGCCAAGACATGACCCAGCCTTTATCCCACTACTACATCAACTCCTCCCACAACACCTACCTCATTGAGGACCAGTTTCGAGGTCCATCCGACATCTCTGGCTACATCCGTGCCCTCAGGATGGGTTGCCGATGTGTGGAGGTGGATGTTTGGGACGGCCCTGATGAGGAACCTGTTGTGTGTACCGGCCACACGCTCTCTCCACCTCTTGTCCTGCGTTGTGTGTTAGAAGCAATTGGAAAGTTTGCGTTTGTGTCCTCGGACTATCCGTTAATTGTATGtattgagaaccactgttcgCTTCAACAACAGAGGGTGATGTGGCAACATTTCATGAGGATATTTGGGGAGAAGTTATACATAGATCCTCCAGACAAAGGGGCGTCATACCTGCCATCGCCACATGACTTGAGGCATCGAATTATACTTAAGGGTAAAAAGCTGGGGCCAGGTCCTGATGGGCAAGACGGAGAGGTAAGTGAAGAGGATGAAGGGGCAGAGATGTGTCAAAGGATGAAAGCAGCTAACTGTGCAGGGGCAGCGTCAGGAGGTAATGAGAAGGATGCGGCGCAGAAGAATGTCCCTTTAACACCGGACTCTCAGTCtaatcctcttcctcttcctccaaaACGTTTCCAACTGTTAAAGGAGCTCTCTGATCTAGTTACTCTTTGCCGCTCAATCAGCTTCATTGACTTTCGAACCTCATCCCAAAGCCAAAAACCATGGGAGTTGTGTTCCTTTCATGAGGCTCTGGCTGTGCGTCTCGCTGGCGAGAGCCCTGGTGACTTTGTCAATCACAACAAGCACTTCCTGTCCCGGGTACACCCCAGCCCCATGCGTATTGATTCGAGCAACATGAATCCTCAGGACCTGTGGAAGTGCGGTTGTCAGATTGTGTCTATGAATTTCCAGACAGCAGGGCTGATGATGGACCTGAACACAGCCTGGTTCAGACAGAACGGGAGATGTGGTTACGTTCTGCGGCCTGCCATCATGCGGCAGGAGGTGTCGTATTTCAGTGCCGACACCAGAGACACGGTGCCTGGTGTGGCTCCGCAGCTGCTTCATGTCAAG GTAATAAGTGGCCAAAACCTGCCAAAGCCAAGGGGTTCTGGGACCAAAGGCGACGTGGTGGACCCCTACGTGTACGTTGAGATCCATGGCATCCCAGCTGACTGCACAGAGCGCCGCACCAGGACGGTGATCCAGAACGGAGACAACCCGATCTTCGATGAGAGCTTCGAGTTCCAGATCAACCTGCCGGAGCTCGCCTTGGTTCGCTTTGTGGTGCTGGATGACGACTTTATTGGGGACGAGTTCATAG GTCAGTTCACCATCCCTTTGGAATGTCTTCAGCCAGGATACAGACATGTGCCACTCCAGTCTCTGACAGGGGAGGATCTTACCCACGCCAAACTGTTTGTTCATGTGGCCCTCACTAatagaagaggagggggaaagcCTCACAAAAGGGGTCTGTCAGTGCGGAAGGCTCGCAAGGGGAGGAACTACCCAGCACTGAGGGACTTGGGGGTACGCGCTGTCGATGACGTTTTCAAGATGGCTACTCCTCTGCTCAGAGAAGCCACGGACCTGAAGGAAAACATGCAG CACTCAGTCGCAGTGTTCAGGGAGCTGTGTGGGGTGTCAGCAGTGGCCAACCTCATGCAGTGCGTACTTGCTTTGGGCTCCAGGGTGTCAGGACCAGACGGGGCACCGTTACTTCTGTTTGACCTTAGGGACCAATACCCAAGTCTGGAACCCCAAGGGCCCCTACCTGATGTCCTCCGCCGGGTTGTTTCAACCTATGAAATG aTGGTCCAGGCGAGCAGAGCAGTAATCGAGCTCTCTGATGGAATCTTCGACAGGATCCTGCATGTGCAGACGATGG CCATGGAGTTTCATGAGAAGCTGCAGAGTCTGGCGGCGAAGGAGGGGCTGAAAGGTCGTAAGATCAGCAGAGCTCTGGAGAGTTTCAGCTGGAACATCACCATCCTTAAG GGTCAGGCCGATCTGCTGAAGCATGCCAAAGCCGAGGTGCAGGAGAACATGAAGCAGGTCCACGATGCTGCTTTGACAGGAAACCTAACCAAGGAGGGTATGGGAGTGAGAAGAGTGCGCTCACGTCGAGGACAGGATGACAAACCCAACACGACGAGTTCTCCAGCCCCCTCTATGTAG